One region of Phragmites australis chromosome 18, lpPhrAust1.1, whole genome shotgun sequence genomic DNA includes:
- the LOC133899590 gene encoding iron-sulfur assembly protein IscA-like 2, mitochondrial, translated as MASSSRPLLRRLAALASGRVRANHRLLSSSPAAVSAERASRSPGEPEVVRMTEGCVRRLKELHAKEPSADGKMLRLSVEAGGCSGFQYSFCLDDKKNSDDRVFETDGVKLVVDDISYDFVKGATVDYEEELIRSAFVVSTNPSAVGGCSCKSSFMVK; from the exons ATGGCGTCGTCGTCGCGGCCCCTGCTCCGCCGCCTCGCGGCTCTGGCCAGCGGCCGCGTCCGTGCCAACCACCGcttgctctcctcctcccccgccgccgtctCTGCCGAGCGGGCGTCGCGGTCGCCGGGGGAGCCGGAGGTCGTGCGCATGACGGAGGGTTGCGTTCGG AGATTAAAAGAATTACATGCTAAAGAACCATCCGCTGATGGTAAGATGCTGCGGTTAAGCGTTGAAGCTGGTGGATGTTCTGGGTTCCAATATTCTTTCTGTCTCGATGACAAGAAAAATTCAGATGACAG GGTCTTTGAGACTGATGGTGTTAAATTAGTCGTGGATGACATCTCATATGACTTTGTGAAAGGTGCAACTGTGGATTATGAGGAAGAACTTATACGTTCAGCATTCGTG GTCTCAACAAATCCTAGTGCTGTTGGGGGCTGCAGCTGCAAGAGTTCTTTTATGGTCAAATAG